A window of the Candidatus Binataceae bacterium genome harbors these coding sequences:
- a CDS encoding cob(I)yrinic acid a,c-diamide adenosyltransferase, with protein MAIRLTRIYTRSGDRGLTALVGGARVAKESARLEAYGTIDELNAIVGIVRTYLPAHRRRFGKDYGWYSESLRRIQNELFDVGSELATPPPAEYAGMHKIGGAETKKLEEEMDRMQVELKPLNSFTLPGGGVLNAFLHQARTVCRRAERVCWSLRRVEPINDRLLVYVNRLSDHLFVQSRWVAKRLKEPEFLWDRGLRIDPRAAVAAKREASAAAGDGGKADGNPRGKTRDAPRRGKR; from the coding sequence ATGGCGATTCGGCTGACACGGATTTACACGCGCAGCGGCGACCGCGGCCTGACCGCCCTGGTCGGCGGCGCTCGGGTGGCCAAGGAGAGCGCGCGCCTGGAGGCCTATGGCACGATCGACGAGCTCAACGCGATCGTCGGTATCGTGCGCACCTATCTTCCGGCCCACAGACGCCGCTTCGGCAAGGACTACGGTTGGTATTCGGAGAGCCTGCGGCGTATCCAGAACGAGCTCTTCGACGTTGGCTCCGAACTGGCGACGCCGCCGCCCGCCGAGTACGCCGGGATGCACAAGATTGGCGGGGCGGAAACGAAAAAGCTCGAGGAAGAGATGGATCGGATGCAGGTCGAGCTCAAGCCGCTCAACTCTTTCACGCTTCCCGGCGGCGGCGTGCTCAACGCCTTTCTCCATCAGGCGCGCACCGTATGCCGGCGCGCCGAGCGCGTGTGCTGGTCGCTAAGGCGGGTCGAGCCGATCAACGACCGTCTGCTGGTTTACGTCAATCGCCTGAGCGACCATCTGTTCGTGCAATCGCGATGGGTCGCGAAGCGGCTCAAGGAGCCCGAATTTCTGTGGGACCGGGGCCTCAGAATCGATCCGCGCGCGGCGGTTGCGGCCAAGCGAGAAGCATCGGCGGCAGCCGGGGACGGCGGCAAAGCCGACGGCAACCCCCGCGGTAAAACCCGGGATGCGCCGCGCCGCGGCAAGCGTTAG
- a CDS encoding rhodanese-like domain-containing protein, with amino-acid sequence MPINQAEPAEAHEILKNNPEAIYLDVRTEPEFAQGHPEGAINVPVVFIKGPGQMEINGEFVEVVTKTLAHGRKLVVGCLSGGRSQRACELLEAAGYTDLTNVRGGFGGARDASGGVVVTGWRDAGLPVSPEVGDHGYQALRRKAGL; translated from the coding sequence ATGCCGATTAACCAGGCCGAGCCGGCGGAGGCTCACGAGATACTCAAGAACAACCCTGAAGCAATCTACCTCGACGTCCGCACCGAGCCCGAATTCGCCCAAGGCCATCCTGAAGGCGCGATCAATGTGCCTGTGGTCTTCATCAAGGGCCCGGGCCAGATGGAAATCAATGGCGAATTCGTCGAGGTCGTGACCAAAACGCTGGCGCACGGAAGGAAACTGGTGGTCGGATGTCTTTCCGGCGGGCGCTCGCAGCGCGCCTGCGAACTGCTCGAGGCCGCCGGCTATACCGACCTGACCAACGTGCGCGGAGGCTTTGGCGGCGCGCGCGACGCCTCTGGAGGGGTGGTGGTGACGGGATGGCGCGATGCGGGGTTGCCGGTCTCACCGGAGGTCGGTGACCACGGCTATCAGGCGCTGCGCCGCAAGGCCGGCCTCTAG
- a CDS encoding YiiX/YebB-like N1pC/P60 family cysteine hydrolase, giving the protein MGASVMLEPFRRVREVIIRFATRQLTKPLKRYTVAYPNDLAELKRQIRKGDVLLVEGNERISEVIKYLTQSSWSHSALYIGDEAVKRDPELRLKLAEQYGEDANYMLVEALVQSGVVLTPLARYRDFNIRICRPYRLSESDLKIVIDEALAHVGRLYDLKNAFDLGRYFLPVSLVPARLRRTALRFGSGDPTRAICSSMIAECFDQVRFPIVPRIEPLPEGYPTALHGPPRRLGKLISRPVHLPPGLYHMISPSLVTPRDFDLSPYFEVVKFNLIAGARFDYRRIVWANANSEETSRLEAG; this is encoded by the coding sequence CCGCGTGCGTGAGGTGATAATCCGTTTCGCGACCCGTCAGCTAACCAAACCGCTAAAACGCTACACCGTCGCCTATCCCAACGACCTCGCGGAACTGAAGCGTCAGATTCGCAAGGGCGACGTTCTCCTGGTCGAAGGCAACGAGCGGATAAGCGAGGTCATCAAGTACCTGACTCAGAGTTCGTGGTCGCATTCGGCGCTCTACATCGGCGACGAAGCGGTCAAGCGCGATCCGGAACTCAGGCTCAAGCTCGCCGAGCAATACGGCGAAGACGCGAACTATATGCTGGTCGAGGCGCTGGTGCAGAGCGGCGTCGTGCTGACGCCACTCGCGCGCTACCGCGACTTCAACATCCGCATCTGCCGGCCGTATCGCCTTTCCGAATCGGACCTGAAGATCGTGATCGATGAGGCGCTGGCTCATGTCGGGCGGCTCTACGACCTCAAGAATGCCTTCGATCTCGGCCGCTACTTTCTGCCGGTAAGCCTAGTGCCGGCACGCCTTCGCCGCACGGCGCTGCGTTTTGGCAGCGGCGACCCGACCCGCGCGATCTGTTCGAGCATGATCGCCGAGTGCTTCGATCAGGTGCGATTCCCGATCGTGCCCAGAATCGAGCCGCTGCCCGAGGGCTATCCAACGGCTCTTCACGGCCCGCCGCGCCGGCTGGGCAAGCTGATCTCCAGGCCGGTACATCTGCCGCCTGGCCTCTACCATATGATCTCGCCTTCGCTGGTTACGCCGCGCGATTTCGACCTCTCGCCGTATTTCGAGGTGGTCAAGTTCAACCTGATCGCCGGCGCGCGCTTCGACTACCGGCGAATCGTATGGGCCAACGCGAACTCGGAGGAAACCTCGAGGCTCGAGGCGGGTTGA